A DNA window from Helianthus annuus cultivar XRQ/B chromosome 15, HanXRQr2.0-SUNRISE, whole genome shotgun sequence contains the following coding sequences:
- the LOC110909867 gene encoding wall-associated receptor kinase-like 2, giving the protein MKLPNYYVLIIFFSITTATTKLVPRYAKPGCNEKCGNLTIPYPFGIGPNCFLNRWYAVNCKSSKPYLSALKQLPLLGVNLYEQVVLVNIPVRSYCQAHTWNSSQILNLGDSPFLFSKFNNKFFFEGCGTVAVSSGGNAVTGCSVIRCEPHERLNRSSCDEMGTNCCQTNVPYYLKNYSMNVTSNQSCVSAFLVADVGTLFPNKSFPGDRPESSSIPTVLNWTLPERYFTKVNCGYNFSTLELKMGLHTSVFTGKCSCPYEFNEGNPYLSGECKVTEECTKCMEMSGFCVYKVSYGGRRTFICDQNVDHHGRSKSRAAFLGVGITILVLFLTALGIVLYKVIQRTKDKRLKKICFERNGGLLLKQQEARNEGLVGETRIFTSNELEKATNYFNKNMIIGRGGQGTVYKGKLNDGRMIAVKKANAVDQSQLKQFINEMVILSQVNHRNVVKLLGCCLETDVPILVSEFISNGTLYEHIHHENTRVILSWSTRLQIAIEVAGALAYLHSAMSIPIYHRDIKSTNILLDEEYRAKISDFGTSRFVSIGVTHLSTLVQGTIGYLDPEYFQCSQLTEKSDVYSFGVVLVELLTGEKPFSSSRFGENRSLAAHFLMGFEEGRVMSILDANMVREGGRDVLLEVANLAIKCLNLCGKDRPTMKELAIELERVGTSQKSFDG; this is encoded by the exons ATGAAGCTTCCCAATTATTACGTTTTAATCATCTTCTTTTCAATAACCACCGCGACAACAAAATTAGTTCCCCGTTACGCAAAGCCCGGATGCAACGAGAAATGCGGGAACTTAACAATTCCATACCCTTTTGGAATCGGTCCCAACTGTTTCCTCAACCGCTGGTACGCTGTTAATTGCAAGTCCTCAAAACCTTATTTATCCGCTCTAAAACAACTGCCATTGTTGGGTGTAAATTTGTATGAACAAGTGGTTCTTGTCAATATCCCAGTGAGGTCTTATTGTCAAGCCCATACTTGGAACAGCAGCCAAATCCTAAATCTCGGTGACAGCCcatttttgttttccaagtttAATAACAAATTCTTCTTTGAAGGGTGTGGTACTGTTGCCGTATCCAGCGGTGGAAATGCGGTCACCGGGTGCTCGGTGATACGTTGCGAGCCACATGAACGTTTGAATAGAAGTAGTTGTGATGAAATGGGGACCAACTGTTGCCAAACAAACGTTCCTTATTATCTGAAGAATTACAGTATGAATGTGACTAGCAATCAGTCATGTGTTTCCGCCTTCTTGGTGGCTGATGTTGGTACGTTGTTTCCGAACAAATCTTTTCCTGGGGACAGACCGGAAAGTTCTTCGATCCCAACAGTACTTAACTGGACGCTACCAGAACGTTATTTTACTAAAGTAAACTGTGGTTATAATTTCAGCACACTTGAGTTAAAGATGGGTTTGCACACTTCAGTATTTACTGGGAAATGTAGCTGTCCGTATGAATTTAATGAAGGAAACCCTTATCTATCTGGAGAATGCAAAG TCACCGAAGAATGTACAAAGTGCATGGAAATGTCTGGCTTTTGTGTGTACAAAGTATCATATGGTGGTAGACGGACCTTCATTTGTGATCAAAACGTTGATCACCATGGTAGAAGCAAATCCAGAGCTGCTTTTCTAG GTGTTGGCATAACTATTTTGGTCCTCTTTCTTACGGCCCTAGGCATTGTATTGTACAAAGTAATACAAAGAACCAAAGACAAAAGACTGAAAAAGATATGTTTTGAACGTAATGGGGGACTACTTTTGAAACAACAAGAAGCAAGAAACGAGGGTTTGGTTGGTGAAACCAGGATTTTCACATCCAACGAGCTGGAAAAGGCAACAAACTACTTTAACAAGAATATGATTATTGGCAGAGGAGGCCAAGGTACAGTATACAAAGGCAAGTTGAATGATGGAAGGATGATAGCAGTCAAGAAAGCAAATGCAGTTGACCAAAGTCAACTAAAGCAATTCATCAATGAGATGGTAATTCTATCACAAGTTAATCATAGAAATGTCGTCAAACTACTAGGATGCTGCTTAGAGACTGACGTTCCTATACTAGTTTCAGAGTTCATTTCAAATGGGACTTTGTATGAGCATATTCATCATGAGAATACAAGGGTTATCCTATCATGGAGCACTCGATTACAGATTGCTATAGAGGTAGCAGGAGCACTAGCTTATTTGCATTCAGCAATGTCAATTCCAATCTACCATAGGGACATCAAATCAACTAATATACTTTTGGATGAAGAATATAGAGCCAAAATATCTGACTTTGGAACTTCAAGATTTGTCTCAATTGGTGTAACTCACTTAAGCACCTTAGTCCAAGGAACAATTGGTTACCTGGATCCAGAGTACTTTCAATGTAGCCAGCTCACTGAAAAAAGTGATGTTTATAGTTTTGGAGTTGTTTTGGTGGAACTATTAACAGGAGAAAAACCATTTTCATCAAGTAGATTTGGTGAAAACAGAAGCTTGGCTGCACACTTTTTGATGGGTTTTGAAGAGGGTCGAGTGATGTCTATTCTTGATGCAAATATGGTGAGAGAGGGCGGCAGGGATGTGTTATTGGAAGTAGCTAACCTAGCAATAAAATGCTTAAATTTGTGTGGG